The window CTTCCCTGCACCACCGAAGGATCCGACACGCCCCAGTGGGCCGTCATCGGCTGGCCTGGCCATACCGGGCACACCTCGCCCGCGGCGTTGTCGCAGACGGTGAACACGAAGTCCATCTCCGGCGCACCGGGTCGGCCGTACTCCGACCAGTCCTTGCTCCGGTAGCCTTCCGCGGGGATGCGCATCTTGCTCAGCGTGTGCAGTGCGAGCGGGTTCACCGTGCCCGCCGGGTGGCTGCCGGCGGAGTAGGCCTTGAAACGTCGGCCTCCGGCGTTGTTGAGCAGGCCCTCGGCCATGATCGAGCGGGCGGAGTTGTGCGTGCACACGAAGAGCACGTTGTAGATCTTGTCGGTCATGTTCGCGTCCTGGTCGAGGGGTGGGGAGTTCAGGCAAGTCTCAGCAGGTCGTGCATTCGGTAGCCGGCACGAGCTCGCAGGCTTGGCCCTGGCAGCAGTGAGCGGTCAGGTAGGAGAGCAGCGCGTTCATGTGGGCCAGTTCCGGCCGGTAGATCAGATGGCGGCCGTCCCGCTCCTGCGAGACCAGACCCGACACCAGCAACCCCTTCAAGTGAAAGGACAGCGTGGACGCGGGCACGTCGAGCGTGGCCGCCAGGTCCCCTGGTGTCATGCCTTGCGGCCCGGCACCCACCAGGGCGCGGAAGATGCGCAGGCGCATCGGCTGGGCCAGCGCGGCGAGCGATGTCACGGCGATCTTTTCGTCCATCAGGGGGGTCCTTCGGGCAAGGGGCTCAGGGCGTGCTGACGATGGCGGGCATGGCAGTCTGCCGGGCAGGCAATGCGAGGGTGACGAGCCAGCAGGCCATCAGCATCGCCGCAGAGCCGCTCAGGGAGAACAGCAGGCCGCCCCACTGATAGAGCAGCCCTGACAGCAGCGTGCCGAAGAAGCGACCCAGCGCATTGGCTGCGTAATAGAAGCCAACGTCCTCCGCCGCCTTCTCGGAGCCCGCACAGGCCAAGATCAGGTAGGAATGCACCGACGAGTTGACGGCGAAGGCGAAGCCGAACAGCGCCAGGCCGCCCACCACCACCCACTCCAGGTTCGGCAGATCCATCGCTACCGCGATGGCCAGGCCCAGGGGCACGGTGGCCAGCAGCGCCGACCACCATCGCGCCGCGGGCACTTCGGTGCTCAGGCCATCTTCGCTGCGCTTCACCAGCGAGGGGG is drawn from Methylibium petroleiphilum PM1 and contains these coding sequences:
- a CDS encoding ArsR/SmtB family transcription factor, giving the protein MDEKIAVTSLAALAQPMRLRIFRALVGAGPQGMTPGDLAATLDVPASTLSFHLKGLLVSGLVSQERDGRHLIYRPELAHMNALLSYLTAHCCQGQACELVPATECTTC
- a CDS encoding arsenate reductase ArsC, whose amino-acid sequence is MTDKIYNVLFVCTHNSARSIMAEGLLNNAGGRRFKAYSAGSHPAGTVNPLALHTLSKMRIPAEGYRSKDWSEYGRPGAPEMDFVFTVCDNAAGEVCPVWPGQPMTAHWGVSDPSVVQGSDEEKERAFWDTAVILKRRIDLMLALPMASLDRLAIQREIKDIGTR